The nucleotide window GGGGAATTTTTACCTCCTATGAAATTGAATTGTGTTGAAGAGCATGTAAAATCTAAAATCCAATCTACTTGGGATAATAGATATCTAACTATTGGTAGGGCTGCTCACGTGACAGTGGAACATAATGGTCGAGGTCCTTGCCAATTTAGAAACCGCTGTAATAGGGGATGCCCTTATGGGGCCTATTTTAGTAGTGTAAGTGTTACGCTTCCAGCTGCAGAAAAAACTGGGAACTTAACGTTGGTTCCAAATGCTATTGTACATAGTATTATCTATGATGAAAAGCTTGGAAAAGCTATAGGCGTGCAAGTCATAGACATGGAGACCAGTGAAAGTACAGAGTATTTCGCCAAAATTATTTTTAGCTGTGCTTCAACTTTAGGAACAACACAGATTCTGTTGAATTCAACGTCAAATAGATTTCCTAATGGTTTGGGCAATGATAGTGGTCAATTGGGGAGAAATTTAATGGACCACCATTATGCTGCTGGGGCTAGTGCAGATGTGGAGGGATTTGATGATAAATTTTATGAGGGGCGCAGGCCGAATGGAATCTATATTCCAAGATTTAGAAATATTGATGAAAATACCAAAAGAGATGACTATTTGAGAGGGTTTGGCTACCAAGGTAGTGCCCAGAGATCGAACTGGTCTTCTGGTTTAGGTAATGATGATTTTGGAGTTGATTTTAAAGAAAAGTTATTTAAGCCAGGACCTTGGAAAATGTCTATACTTGGTTTCGGAGAATGTCTGCCATATGAGGATAATAAGGTTGAATTAAATAAGGATAAGACGGACCAATGGGGAATTCCTATTCTTTCAATTAAAGCCAGTTTTAGGGAAAATGAATTGGCAATGGCCAAAGATATTGCTGAATCTGCAGCTGAGATGCTCGATGCAGCCGGGCTTAAAAACGTGAGTACCTGGAATCGTATGCATGCCATGGGCAAATGTATACATGAAATGGGTACCGCAAGAATGGGCCTTGATCCAAAAACTTCAGTTTTAAATGGTTTTAATCAAATGCATGCCGTACCCAATGTATTTGTTACTGATGGTGCATGTATGACCTCTTCCGCTTGCCAAAATCCTTCCATAACTTATATGGCGCTTACGGCAAGAGCGGCTGATTATGCGGTTCAAGAACTAAAAAAACAAAATATTTAGATTATGGATAGGAGGGAAGCATTTCAAAAGATTGCCTTGGGTTTTGGGTTTGCAATATCTGCGCCATTAGCTGTTCAACTTCTGCAATCTTGTGAGCAGGCTAAACGAGATTATTCACATCTTCAGTTTTTAAACGAGCATGAGGCTGTTTTACTAGAAGAAATTATGGAAATAATATTGCCAGAAACTGAAAGTTCTCCTGGTGCTAAAAGTTTGGGGATTATTGGTCCAACGGATGTATTATTATTCAATTTGTTAACTGATGAAGAGCAGGGCGACTTCAGAAAATCCTTGATCGCTTTTGAAACTGAAACAAATTTTATTGGTTTAGACCCTACAGGAAAGGAAAGCGCAATAAAAAGCCATCTGTTACAAAATAAACAATTGTTTTCCACCATTAAAAAAATGGCAATAATTAGTTATTTTACCCGAGAAAAAGTGGCTAAAGGATATATGAACTTTAATCCTTTGCCAGGAAATTTTAATCCATGTATTGAAGTTAATGAAAGTACTAAGGCATGGTACACTTAAATGAATAATGTTTAGAAATTTGAGAAAGATGAATTTTGTTTTTAAAATGATAATGCAGTTTAATTTTCTAAGTAAACTTTGGATTATAGTATTGTTTTCAACTTTTTTGGCTTGCAAAAATGAAGAGAAAAAGGTCTCTGTGGTTACGGCCGAAAATGAAGTTCCCAAACCTACTCAAGGGATGGTTTGGATTCCTGGCGGGAGTTTTCATATTGGGGACCCATCAGATCTAGCAAACCAACTTGAAACTAAAGAAGCTGAGGTAGAAGTTGATGGTTTTTGGATGGATGAACATGAGGTGACCAATGCTCAATTTAAAAAATTTGTTGAGGCTACCGGTTATAAAACTATTGCAGAACGACCAATACTTTGGAAAGATCTGCAATCCCAATTGCCTCCTGGTACACCAAAACCCCATGATTCATTATTGAAACCGGGATCACTTGTTTTTACTCCACCACCATATAGAGTTTCATTAAATGATTATTCCCAATGGTGGTCTTTTGTGCGAGGGGCCGATTGGAGACATCCGCTTGGGCCGTATTCTAATATAGAGGGGAAGGACAATTATCCTGTAGTTCAGATAGCTTTTGAAGATGCTATGGCTTACGCAAAATGGGCAGGAAAGCGTTTGCCTACTGAGGCTGAGTATGAGTTTGCTGCTCAAAATGGCATGGATGGGAAACCTTTTGCTTGGGGAGATGAACTTACCCCGTCAGGGGATTATTTGGCCAATTATTTCCAAGGTAATTTTCCATATGACGACAAAGGGGAAGATGGTTTTAAAGGGTTGGCCCCAATTAAAAGCTATCCTCCCAATAACTATGGGTTATATGACATAATCGGAAATGTTTGGGAGTGGACTAGCGACTATTATCGTCCGGATACTTATATGATATATCTAAAGGGTAAATCAAATCTTTGTAAAAATCCTACCGGTCCGGAGTCTAGTTACGATCCTTATGATCCATATGCTGAAAAGAGGGTTGTTAAAGGAGGGTCTTTTCTTTGTAGTTCACAATATTGTTCAAATTATAGACCCGATGGGCGTATGGCTAATTCTATAGACAGCGGGCAAAACCATTTAGGGTTTAGGTGTGTTAAGGATAAGACCGAGTAGAGAAAATCAATATATGCCTTTTGGATAGCTTCATTATTACCCAAAAGATATTTTGGTTTATTCATATTAAATAAAAACTATTTGATTCTAGTAAATAGTTTGCTATCTTAGGTTTTTCCCACAGATTAATAGCGTTTTTTAAATTCAATATTAACTACTAATTATAATTGGTTGTGAAACGTTTATTCAATTATTTCTGCTTACCTAGTGTTTTTCTAGTCTCTATTTTATTAATTTCTTGTGGCGCCTCAAACACAAAAATGACGGGTAGCTGGAAGAATCCAGATGTAACTCCAAAAAAATATGAAAGTGTTTTCATTGTTTTTATTGGTGGTAATCAACAATTGAAGCAGCAGGTAGAGGATGAATTAGCCGCTCGGGCTAGCCTAAAAGGACTTTTGGCCACAAAAAGTAAAGATGTGTTTAAACCTACTTTCGGTAGGGAATCAATGCCAGAACAAGAAGAATTATTATCTGAAATTCGCGAATCTGGGGCTCAGGCTATATTTACTGTTGCTCTAAAGGATAAGGAGACCACAACACGCTACGTTCCTGGCACAACAACCTATTATCCCTTAGGATTTAGGCATTACGGAAGATTTTATGGTTATTACGCAAACTATTATCCTATGGGGTATGATCCTGGGTATTATAAACAGGATAATGTGTATTACTTGGAAAGTAATTTGTACGATGTTGAAACTGAAGAATTGCTGTGGTCTGCTCAATCCAAAACATATAATCCTTCTAATTTTGAGTCATTCGTAAAAGGGTATACGGAAGCTTTAATTGAACAATTAATTAAAGATGGCCTGATTAAACCTTAAAATTTATTGGGTCTAGTTCTGCAAGAATTACTGTTTCCCAACATTACAATATAAATACGTTTGCTTGTGAAATATATATTTACTCTAATTTCATGTCTTATTTTTTCATCCATTTTACATGCTCAGACTGATACAATCGTGCTAAAAAACAAGGATAGATTGATTGGTGAAATTAAAAAGATGGAAAATGGTGTGCTCACTGTTGAAACAGATTACAGTGATGATGACTTTAAGGTTACCTGGTTAGAAATTGAAAGCGTAAACAGCACTCAAGTTTATTTGATTACCCTAGAAAATGGTGATCGACTTACGGCCACCTTAACATTGGGGAGTCAGTCTAATATGCTGGTTTTGAATACAATTGATGGTTTTAAAGAGGTTTCTATAGATGAGATTGTTTATTTAAAACCAGTAAAATCTAGTTTTATCTCTAGGTTAGACGCTTCTATTTCATTTGGTTTTAACTTTACCAAAAGTCAAAATTTAAAACAATTTACAGCCAGAAGTAGCATAGGTTATACGGCAAATTATTGGAGTCTACTAGGTTCTTATAATTCAGTAAGGAGTAAACAGGAAAATATTGATGAAATTCAGCGGACGGAGGCAAAACTCCAGTTTAAGTACTTTTTAAAAAGGGATTATTTCATTCTGTTGATTTCAGAATTTCTGTCAAATGACGAACAAAAATTGGATTCCAGGTTAACAAATAGAACGGGTGTTGGTAAGTACTTTATCCATACAAATCAAGTTTATTTTGGTGCAGGTGGGGGAGTTGCTTGGAATAATGAAGAATTTTCTGATGAAGAAATAGGGTCTAGAAATAGCTTTGAAGGATTCTTAATGGCCGAGCTCAACATTTTCGACATGAAAAATATTGATCTTCTTTCCAATATAACTTTTTATCCAAGTTTTACTGAAAGCAAAAGATATAGGGTTGATTATAAAATCGATTTAAAATACGATTTACCCCTAGACTTTTTTATCAAATTAGGTTTTACCTATAATTTTGATAATCAGCCTGTAGAGGGTGCTTCAAAGGATGACTATGTGCTACAGACTACTTTGGGATGGGAACTTTAAATACATATTATAATAGTGAGCCATGAAAAAGATTTTTTCCTCAATTTTTTGTTTTCTCTGCTTTATATTCTTGTCTCCTGATTCCTTAATTGCCCAAGATACACATTATTGGTCGCAGCAATTTGGTACTCGGACAGCCTTGTTATCTGGGGCTGTAATTGGTGGAGCTGATGACAATACTATGATTTATTATAATCCGGCTGGTTTGGCAAATTTGGAAAATTCAACCATTTCCGTAAATGCCAATGCTTATAGAATTGAGAATATTAAAATATTTAATGCGCTTGGAGACGAAGCGGATTTTAAAAGCAGCAATTTGGGCTCGGTTCCTTTATTGGCGAGTGGGATGATAAATCTTAAAAATGAAAAATGGAAACTAGGCTATGGTTTTATGGCCCCAGTAGATTTTAAATTTAAGGGTATTGCCAGAGTGGACGGTAACTATAATATTATTGAAGATGCAACAAGCCCAGGGAGTGAAGAATTGGTTGGCGAAAGCGGATTGTCGAGTAGGTTAAATGAGGTTCTGTTTGCTGTTGGTTTAGGAAGGGTGATTAATGAAAATTTCTCAATCGGACTATCTAATCTAATTACTGTGCGTTCACAGGATTACGCGCGAAACTTTTCAACTTATGTATTTTTAAATGATATCGAGGAAACCTTTGTTGGAGGAAATTTAACCCAGAATGTTGAATATTATAATATTAGGTACGCCTTAAAATTAGGTGCAATTTATAGCATGAAGAATTGGAGTTTTGGCGCAACGATAACCTCTCCGTCATTAAATATTGGGGGTAAGGGAACCGTTGCTGCCAATATTGTGGCCAAAAACATTCAATTAAGTGAAAACGGTTCTCCTCAAAGCGGTGTGGCAACGGATCGACAGGGTGAATTAAAAACTACATTTAAATCGCCTTTCACTTTTGGGGCGGGGGTGAATTACGATAATGGCAAATCTTATCTAGGGTTATCTATTAATTACTTTGCCGGTATAGATGGTTATGATATTATGGATATAGCTCCTAATACATTTGTGAGACCAGCCGATTTGGCACCTCAACTT belongs to Aegicerativicinus sediminis and includes:
- a CDS encoding formylglycine-generating enzyme family protein, which gives rise to MNFVFKMIMQFNFLSKLWIIVLFSTFLACKNEEKKVSVVTAENEVPKPTQGMVWIPGGSFHIGDPSDLANQLETKEAEVEVDGFWMDEHEVTNAQFKKFVEATGYKTIAERPILWKDLQSQLPPGTPKPHDSLLKPGSLVFTPPPYRVSLNDYSQWWSFVRGADWRHPLGPYSNIEGKDNYPVVQIAFEDAMAYAKWAGKRLPTEAEYEFAAQNGMDGKPFAWGDELTPSGDYLANYFQGNFPYDDKGEDGFKGLAPIKSYPPNNYGLYDIIGNVWEWTSDYYRPDTYMIYLKGKSNLCKNPTGPESSYDPYDPYAEKRVVKGGSFLCSSQYCSNYRPDGRMANSIDSGQNHLGFRCVKDKTE
- a CDS encoding DUF481 domain-containing protein, with the protein product MKYIFTLISCLIFSSILHAQTDTIVLKNKDRLIGEIKKMENGVLTVETDYSDDDFKVTWLEIESVNSTQVYLITLENGDRLTATLTLGSQSNMLVLNTIDGFKEVSIDEIVYLKPVKSSFISRLDASISFGFNFTKSQNLKQFTARSSIGYTANYWSLLGSYNSVRSKQENIDEIQRTEAKLQFKYFLKRDYFILLISEFLSNDEQKLDSRLTNRTGVGKYFIHTNQVYFGAGGGVAWNNEEFSDEEIGSRNSFEGFLMAELNIFDMKNIDLLSNITFYPSFTESKRYRVDYKIDLKYDLPLDFFIKLGFTYNFDNQPVEGASKDDYVLQTTLGWEL
- a CDS encoding gluconate 2-dehydrogenase subunit 3 family protein, whose amino-acid sequence is MDRREAFQKIALGFGFAISAPLAVQLLQSCEQAKRDYSHLQFLNEHEAVLLEEIMEIILPETESSPGAKSLGIIGPTDVLLFNLLTDEEQGDFRKSLIAFETETNFIGLDPTGKESAIKSHLLQNKQLFSTIKKMAIISYFTREKVAKGYMNFNPLPGNFNPCIEVNESTKAWYT
- a CDS encoding GMC oxidoreductase; the encoded protein is MNNSNTYDAIVIGSGISGGWAAKELCEKGLKTLVLERGRLVKHIEDYPTAHMEPWDFLLFGNLSAEERKRHHVQSRAGFIQEENKHFFVDDLKYPYEEQEPFDWIRGYHTGGRSITWGKQCYRWSDLDFEANAKEGIGVDWPIRYKDISSWYSYVEKFAGISGEKLGLPHLPDGEFLPPMKLNCVEEHVKSKIQSTWDNRYLTIGRAAHVTVEHNGRGPCQFRNRCNRGCPYGAYFSSVSVTLPAAEKTGNLTLVPNAIVHSIIYDEKLGKAIGVQVIDMETSESTEYFAKIIFSCASTLGTTQILLNSTSNRFPNGLGNDSGQLGRNLMDHHYAAGASADVEGFDDKFYEGRRPNGIYIPRFRNIDENTKRDDYLRGFGYQGSAQRSNWSSGLGNDDFGVDFKEKLFKPGPWKMSILGFGECLPYEDNKVELNKDKTDQWGIPILSIKASFRENELAMAKDIAESAAEMLDAAGLKNVSTWNRMHAMGKCIHEMGTARMGLDPKTSVLNGFNQMHAVPNVFVTDGACMTSSACQNPSITYMALTARAADYAVQELKKQNI